One Belonocnema kinseyi isolate 2016_QV_RU_SX_M_011 unplaced genomic scaffold, B_treatae_v1 SchBZDm_566;HRSCAF=637, whole genome shotgun sequence genomic window, atgcgcctgttcattcatggttagttgcacaagcaaaattgcatgaaatcggcttcgaattggttcctcagccaccgtattcaccagacctggcccccagcgccTATTACTTGATCCCtgacctgaagagatggctcaccggtaagcgtttttactcaaatgaggagctcatagctgaaactgaggcgtattttggagaccttccgatcgagtacttttcggacggtatcaaaaagttataaaatcgttgaactcgctgtatcgacctaaaaggagagtatgttgaaaaataaaaccgaatttggccaaaaaaaatgtctccgtgtttcatttttcagggacttatcagactctTCGCAtatattactttttgaatatctGACAAATCGCAAAGTTCAGccaattcttgaaattctttcagTCACTGCTTTACATTAATGGAATTATCGCCGCTGAACATATCCATTGTCTCTTTAACATCCTTGAAAGTCAACAAATGTTTCGTTCGTCCTGTACTTTTATGACTGGAATCATTATCGCTGCTATCCTCTGCATCATCGTCATCGTATTTAACGCTCCTGTAGTTTTCTTCGTCTTCTCCATCTTCCTCTCCAGTTTCATCTTTTTCTGCTTCTTTATCTCCGTGCTCTTCTTCAAAAGCAAGCGCTGTCTTCAAAGGAGTAACCAATTCTTCCTTGTTACCCGACGTCTTCATTTTTCTCTTCTTTAGTTCTTCTTTCAATTCGTTCAGCTTCAGGGAATCAACTTTATCAGACAAGAATTTATCTGTATCATCACCGTTCACACTCATGTTATCAACTGAAACTTTCACAAGCTTGTAAAACCCTTTCTTCGCAAAGAAAACTATCACTAAGGTAATCCTTTGCACAATTCTTTGCACTTTTCCCAAAAACTCGCGGTAATCTCGGACGAGCCCCCAAAATTTATGGGATTTAATAATGAGGATTTCTAGGATAGTGTAAAGATTTACGTTCATTCAAATAACTTGAACAATTATACAGAAAATAACATGAGAGCTGGAATAAAAGAGTGACTACGTCTTAATCGTCTTAGGTTTGTCGCAACGCTGACTTCAAGCACGATCATGATTCACGAAAAGCCAGGATGTTTATACTTCATCATTCGCTTGGTGGTCGACACGATGTTATGAATTCTTATgcatatattcttaaaaatctacCGCATGTTACAGTCTCTAAATTAAACTCGAGTTTCAAATAAGCATTGATGACTCGGATACTACACTATCAGGACGTAAAATGGATACTCACTCTCCTCTTTGGATCCCAGACTATAGCGGGCAGTCTCGAAGGAACAGCCtcttaatttatctttatttaattatttattcattaataataattttagatggaCAAAGATAGAATTATACTAACAGGTGATTTCTGATCAAAACTTTAATGGTCTCGATGACATCTAGTGTTAAGTCCTGTGGAGTCATCTCCATTACTGCATCGTGCAGTTTTGGGCTTTTGCGACACAAGCGACAGACTTTCTCCCCTATCATTCTTAATCCAGGTTTGTGTATCGGTTTGGTGAATATTTTGTTCACTATATGCCTCGAATGCAGCTCAGAGAGGTTTCTTATAGAGGAGCATTTCCATTCAGTTTGCGTAGTAAggctaaaaaaagacaaaattacaaACAGGATAAGGATAACAAATTAAGTATTATTTAGCCTTTATTATATGTCTTATACGAACttatagaaatagaaaaatgGGTATATAGAACCATATAGAAGTTCAATATAGCTGTATAtggttctatatatccttttgtcCATTTCTCTCATATTCTATAAGACATTTAATGGAGGGTAATTTCAGTAGtatttaagttattatttaatattataatctataatcaaaaaagtaaataagtaAAACAATACTAGATAATAAATGTCGCGACTGTCACTGCTGGAGATATCATGTAGGCTGGAGTTTTTAAAAAGCCAGCAATACCTCCATACTTTAACAGGAAGTCTCCTATGCTGCAATCTTCGTTTTCGTTCCGCTTGCCCTTGACATCGATACCGTCCCTTCGAATCCGTTCACAATCAGTTCGCCTGATGAGGCTCACTCCTGCATGTTGAGCCAACCATATTTGCAGTTTTCGTAGTTTATCTACGTTTTTTGCAAAATACTCCTCGTCATGCAATCGATCTGGCGCCATGATTTTcgatgaactaaaaaaaaaataaacgtttatttatcCCCAAAAAccaaaacaatttagaaaaagggCATCTGGTCGTTTCTCAGAAAGTTGACCTTAATTTGTTACCTGTCCAAGGTCACAAAAAGCATTTttccacaggtcatttttcatcagaaatttcCCGCTGTTTTCAAATTGGCAGTCAAAAATAAGGGTTCTGATTTAAGAGGAGGGTCTTACctccatttgaccttgaaaatttactttaaggTCAAAATTGATAGTACAGTCAGGACAACCGCTGGATTTTGCCGGGacccagatagcacaagagtttgcagcaAGCTTACCTAAATCTTGTCATGCAAGTTTCGGAAGCTTGCATCGCAAGATTCAAGCAAGCTTCccgcaaataataaaatgttcgtCATGTGGCAATATTGCGAAGAAAGACTGAGGAAACGTTGCCTGTCAATCTGGAACTTGATCCATTGCGCATTAGTTTGGCATGGCACCTAGGACTAAAATCTATCTCTCTGCTAACCAGGCATTATGGTGATACTCATCTGCCTATACAGAGATACTTCAATTCCTGACTAGCGTAGAGATggacatttttggtaaatttcaaAGTTCCCCGCAAACTAGCTtggcattttaaaatatctagCGATTCTAGCTGTACCGTTTTTTATTTTGCTGGATTGATAAAGGATAAAGGATTTGTAAAGTTTGAAGTTAATGGAAAATCTGTCTGAAGATTTGTggggaatttttcaattacatttttattctaaaactttttttttactaaatgcttaggaagatttttaaaaaatttggaaaaatgaataaaaattgaaaaattattactttagaaaaaatttaattagtttaaaagatatttcgaagttttgaagatattcataagtaattaaaattttggaatgattccaaaaaatttttaacaaaagctagatttttgaaaattttaaattatattctgatgattttaaatgatttttaaagcttttcagaTAAGAGCAAACTATGCCTaagattcctgtaaaaaatattaatgatttttcttttaaaaaagaatttataaaaatttcttctagCATTGTTctcagagaatattattataaataataaattgtttaaacaattatgttttttaccttaatttaattataaactcaTTAGAATTTGAagtggaaaatattagaaaaaaactcCTACTTTCTAGCTTTATTTCAAATgactattattataaataataaattgttaatacaattatttttttagtttaagattcattattggtatataaaaatcttctctttgtttcaaattaaattattttgtggaagatttgtcttttttataaaaaattaatatttcagggttggaaattcaagtgctttgtagaaaattcgtattgcaagttgaaaatttgcatgttttaaatcaaaatttgacctttcttacaaatttatttgtttgctgACATATTCatcatgttatttaaaaattgaactatttatttaaagtatttactcactgaaaactgatcttttttagttggaagcaGAACTATGCTTTTTCAAATATAGCTAGAAAATGAATCATTCATAAAGTAATTATTATACACGGAATGCAGCCcactttaattatattaacaacaacaaattatttggTAGTAAAAGTGTCATTATATTTGCTAAAGTTTAAGGAATAAATAAAAGgacaacttaaaaatattttcgatttcagcTTTGTGATTTTCATAGCGGTAAAATGAACAATTACCAAAAAACGGTTTTGACCATAAAATCGGATTTTGGGGGCGTATGATAAATTTCGCATTAGACACATTTGTAGAAAGGCACCTAAACAAAAGAGTGTTTGtcctaaaaaatttggaagagtcctgaatttttttacaaacgcTAGACACTCTAGGTATGTTTTCAAGCATTTTTCTGTACATTCAGTATTTTACCTATATCTGAGGTTATAATAGTAGCTTTTATGaataccaaaattatttaattatgtatattaCAATTTCACGAAATTTTCGTTCTTTCTTTTATGGGATGCCAGTTCATTATTTCTCAAGCGGATTGCAATATTGCATACATAGATAAAATCTATGATTGACAATATTTGAACGcttgaaatatcattaaaaatttttgttcgaaaaaacaaaataacatcttctttctttggttcaagttgaagaaatttcaggGTCGACATattcaagttttttcaaaatttttgcatataactcaatccaaaaaaaataacatgtcttttggtcattttcaaaaaattcaaaattgagcaaaaaattgtgaatttatttataatttttcattattattgagCACCAAAAACTGtacgtagaaaaatttttttgatcagtTCAAACGaatcgactaatttgatcatttttactcCGCCTACTAGTACATTTACATCTACATTGgtccaaaatttttgtttcgaattttcgtGCACAACATccccaaattttttcgaaatcacaaaaaagaaatgcatttaaaaaattatttttacaggtTCCGCAAACCCAATGAagtataaaagtataaaatatttgagaatgcaAGAAGGaaacatgcaaatttttttaacctttttaaccTGCACGTTCTTGCAATACAAGTTTCTTTACACAATTCTTTTTtccttctgatttcgaagtattgcatatttgaaagaaaa contains:
- the LOC117182576 gene encoding uncharacterized protein LOC117182576; protein product: MSVNGDDTDKFLSDKVDSLKLNELKEELKKRKMKTSGNKEELVTPLKTALAFEEEHGDKEAEKDETGEEDGEDEENYRSVKYDDDDAEDSSDNDSSHKSTGRTKHLLTFKDVKETMDMFSGDNSINVKQ